The Arthrobacter russicus genome has a segment encoding these proteins:
- a CDS encoding endonuclease domain-containing protein: MLRNLLCGAQNAVMELVRILESRGGVARRRTLLQLGFTAAELRKGVAAGIVRNPAQGVYAIPEADPQYLAAANRHGLLTCVSAASYYRLWRLHDHRELHLQLKPGVHHAGVVAHRTSRFRSAQTAPVAALADVLSDALRCLPEPEALVMVQSAVGRGEIAQEFLHRNLPGKRNAKARKVLALAYGRADSVLEVLARSHFIKAGIGFEQHVQIPGIGEVDFVLEGFLIVELDGATHFEARGVKRDRRRDNASVLRGNPVLRYFYDDVVHHPERMMSQIHGVLDRGRELGISRPRRR; this comes from the coding sequence GTGCTGCGCAACCTGCTCTGCGGCGCGCAGAATGCGGTCATGGAACTGGTACGGATTCTGGAGTCCCGCGGCGGTGTCGCCCGACGGCGGACTTTGCTGCAACTCGGATTCACCGCTGCGGAGCTGCGAAAAGGGGTAGCGGCCGGCATTGTGCGCAATCCGGCCCAAGGCGTCTATGCCATTCCCGAGGCAGATCCGCAGTATCTGGCTGCCGCGAACCGGCATGGTCTGCTGACCTGTGTTTCGGCCGCATCGTATTACCGGCTCTGGCGGTTGCATGACCACCGGGAATTGCATCTGCAACTCAAGCCAGGGGTGCACCATGCCGGCGTTGTGGCACACAGGACCAGCCGGTTCAGGTCGGCGCAGACGGCACCGGTGGCGGCCTTGGCCGACGTACTCAGCGATGCCTTGCGGTGTTTGCCCGAGCCCGAAGCCCTGGTCATGGTGCAGTCCGCGGTGGGCCGCGGTGAGATAGCCCAGGAGTTTTTACATCGGAACCTGCCCGGCAAACGCAATGCCAAGGCCCGGAAGGTCTTGGCATTGGCCTACGGCAGAGCCGATTCGGTGCTGGAGGTGTTGGCGCGCAGCCATTTCATCAAAGCCGGGATCGGCTTCGAACAGCACGTCCAAATCCCCGGCATCGGCGAAGTCGATTTCGTCCTGGAAGGGTTTTTGATCGTCGAGCTCGACGGCGCAACCCATTTCGAAGCCAGGGGAGTCAAACGGGATCGGCGCCGGGACAATGCCTCGGTCCTCCGGGGGAATCCGGTGCTGCGCTATTTTTATGACGACGTCGTGCATCATCCGGAGCGGATGATGAGTCAGATCCACGGGGTATTGGACCGGGGGAGGGAGCTGGGGATCAGTCGTCCCCGTCGTCGTTGA
- a CDS encoding LysR family transcriptional regulator: MNLEQLQSFVEVARLGHFTRAAEQLHLAQPSLSRQIATLEHDLGAELFHRARGHIRLTAAGETLLPLARRMLADADSARRKMAELSGLQRGRVRLGATPTLCISLVAEVLSAFRAAHPGIDLHIVERGSRGLVEELAGGALDMAIITATDGLAAVAGSLQHTPLLAEELVVVSSAANPPVSRHPAINLAELSKLPLVAFHESYDLRVTTDAAFRAAGLEPTVAVEGAEMDAVLRFVERGLGVAVVPAMVLLDRPSLRSVRLAESPAAALAGPLSAEPQLLRTISLAHRSDVNPTPAAHAMQAMIISVADELTSDGSALARWVTRV; the protein is encoded by the coding sequence ATGAATTTGGAACAGCTACAGAGCTTCGTCGAAGTCGCCCGCTTGGGCCACTTCACCCGAGCTGCAGAGCAGTTGCATCTCGCCCAACCGTCCTTGAGCCGGCAGATCGCCACTTTGGAGCACGACCTCGGCGCCGAACTCTTCCACCGGGCACGTGGGCACATCCGGCTCACCGCTGCCGGCGAGACGCTGTTGCCGCTGGCCCGCCGGATGCTCGCCGATGCGGATTCGGCGCGGCGGAAAATGGCCGAGCTCTCCGGCCTGCAACGCGGCCGGGTCCGGCTCGGCGCGACACCCACCCTGTGCATCAGCCTGGTCGCCGAAGTGCTCAGCGCCTTCCGGGCCGCGCACCCGGGCATCGACCTGCACATCGTCGAGCGCGGCTCCCGCGGCCTGGTCGAAGAGTTGGCCGGCGGCGCCCTCGATATGGCGATCATCACGGCCACGGACGGCCTGGCGGCGGTCGCCGGCAGCCTGCAGCACACGCCGTTGCTGGCCGAAGAGCTCGTCGTGGTGTCGTCGGCCGCGAATCCCCCGGTCTCCCGGCATCCGGCGATAAACTTGGCGGAATTGTCGAAGCTGCCGCTCGTGGCCTTCCACGAGAGCTACGACTTGCGGGTGACCACCGATGCCGCCTTCCGGGCCGCCGGTCTGGAACCTACCGTCGCGGTCGAAGGCGCGGAAATGGACGCGGTGCTGCGCTTCGTGGAACGCGGACTCGGCGTGGCCGTGGTGCCGGCCATGGTGCTGCTGGACCGGCCCAGCCTGCGTTCGGTGCGGCTCGCCGAATCCCCCGCTGCGGCTCTGGCCGGGCCGCTTTCAGCCGAGCCGCAGTTGCTGCGCACCATCAGCTTGGCGCACCGCTCCGATGTGAATCCCACACCGGCCGCGCACGCGATGCAGGCGATGATCATCTCGGTGGCCGATGAGCTCACCTCGGACGGCAGCGCACTCGCCCGGTGGGTGACCCGGGTCTGA
- a CDS encoding sirohydrochlorin chelatase — protein sequence MTAPILVACSHGTDNRSGRAEIDHLRKQIAALRPGLDVREAYVDVQDPALPEVVAALPEGAPAVVVPLLLSVGYHVEVDIAQAVASRERTVAATPLGPDPRLARLLAERLGPLGPEWGVVLAAAGSSKPTAARAVEQLAEQLAGMIPQPVLAGYGAGAEPRVPAAVGLLRGQTRRVAVAAYLLAPGFFHDQLAKAGADLVTAALLPDPVLAQIALDRYDAAVLAF from the coding sequence ATGACTGCGCCGATCCTCGTTGCCTGCTCGCACGGCACTGACAACCGTTCCGGGCGGGCCGAAATCGACCACTTGCGGAAGCAGATCGCGGCCCTGCGCCCGGGCCTGGACGTGCGCGAAGCCTATGTCGACGTGCAGGACCCGGCCTTGCCGGAGGTGGTTGCGGCTTTGCCGGAAGGCGCGCCCGCGGTAGTGGTGCCGCTGCTGCTCTCCGTGGGTTATCACGTGGAAGTGGACATCGCACAGGCGGTGGCTTCCCGGGAACGGACGGTGGCGGCTACGCCCTTGGGGCCGGATCCACGGTTGGCACGCCTGCTGGCGGAACGGCTCGGCCCGCTCGGCCCGGAATGGGGGGTGGTGCTGGCCGCCGCCGGATCGTCCAAGCCGACTGCGGCCCGGGCCGTGGAACAGCTGGCGGAGCAGCTGGCCGGGATGATTCCGCAACCGGTCCTGGCCGGTTATGGCGCCGGCGCGGAGCCCAGGGTGCCGGCCGCGGTCGGACTCCTGCGCGGGCAGACCCGGCGGGTCGCGGTGGCCGCCTACTTGCTGGCACCGGGATTCTTCCACGACCAACTGGCCAAGGCCGGGGCAGATCTGGTCACTGCGGCGCTGCTGCCGGACCCGGTGCTGGCACAGATCGCACTGGACCGCTACGACGCCGCGGTGCTGGCTTTCTGA
- a CDS encoding S9 family peptidase: MPSGTPTLADDVRTLLNLPLSTALDVADDGTVLFGTNTDGTSQLWESFPDGSQQQLTDFASAATGRYLPGSRKLIVSSDLDGNEHHQLYLLDPDLEQLPVTGLAPLIDDPAHIYQLVALDAHSLVYSTNRRNDVDFDLIRRDADTGAETVLWSGGGLFRQASASPDGRFLVANELSLQPASTVLRLLDVVAGQWAEITAADRPGGYGDSYWTADSSGFFASHDAETDFASLGFFRVADRSWHRIVEEPGVNVSLALDGTGRRALISRLADGKTTLSVCDVGTQTGLPVLGPESPVLFAEEGYARGMLSADGGRLALTFSAPTFPDEVFSADLPDAVGVAPIRPVQRTAAPGREIAARLPRARTVRIPARDGEQIPVFVTDGDASAVLSIHGGPESASLYQWLPRNASMVLAGHTVVVPNVRGSSGYGRRWISMDDVELRLESVKDLVDIHAWLVAEGIDGSRVALYGGSYGGYMVLAGMTFHPEYWAAGVDIVGMSSLVTFMENTSAYRRAYREREYGSLAGHRQVLEDASPLPRIKNLAKPLMVIHGANDPRVPLSEAEQVVAAVRANGSECELLVYPDEGHGLSRRKNQLDAYPRAIEFLRRTLG, encoded by the coding sequence ATGCCTTCCGGAACGCCCACCCTGGCCGATGATGTCCGTACTCTGCTGAACCTTCCGCTGTCCACCGCGTTGGATGTCGCCGACGACGGGACCGTGCTTTTCGGAACCAACACCGACGGCACCAGCCAACTGTGGGAGAGTTTTCCGGATGGTTCTCAGCAGCAGCTGACCGACTTCGCCTCCGCGGCCACCGGGCGGTACCTCCCAGGCAGCCGAAAGCTCATCGTTTCCTCCGATCTCGATGGCAACGAGCACCACCAGCTCTACCTGCTCGACCCGGATTTGGAACAATTGCCGGTCACTGGACTGGCCCCGTTGATTGACGATCCGGCACACATCTACCAACTCGTGGCGCTGGACGCGCACAGCCTGGTCTACTCGACCAACCGGCGCAACGACGTCGACTTCGACCTGATCCGACGGGATGCGGACACCGGCGCGGAAACCGTTCTCTGGTCCGGTGGCGGCTTGTTCCGCCAGGCTTCGGCCTCGCCGGACGGCAGATTCCTGGTCGCCAATGAGCTCAGCCTGCAGCCAGCCTCGACGGTCTTGCGACTGCTCGACGTCGTTGCCGGGCAGTGGGCGGAGATCACCGCGGCGGACCGGCCCGGAGGCTACGGCGACAGCTATTGGACCGCGGACTCTTCCGGGTTCTTCGCCAGCCACGATGCCGAAACCGACTTCGCGTCGCTGGGTTTCTTCCGGGTCGCCGATCGGAGCTGGCATCGAATCGTCGAAGAACCCGGAGTGAATGTTTCGCTTGCCCTCGATGGAACCGGACGCCGGGCGTTGATCAGCCGGCTGGCGGACGGCAAAACCACGCTTTCCGTCTGCGACGTCGGCACGCAAACCGGCCTGCCGGTCCTGGGGCCGGAATCACCGGTGCTTTTCGCGGAGGAAGGTTATGCCCGGGGCATGCTCAGCGCCGACGGCGGCCGGTTGGCCTTGACGTTCTCTGCGCCGACTTTTCCGGACGAGGTGTTCAGCGCGGATCTGCCGGACGCCGTCGGCGTAGCGCCGATCCGACCGGTGCAACGCACTGCGGCGCCGGGCCGGGAGATCGCGGCGCGGCTGCCGCGGGCCCGCACGGTCCGCATTCCGGCCCGGGACGGTGAGCAGATCCCGGTCTTCGTCACCGATGGCGATGCCAGTGCAGTGTTGAGCATCCACGGCGGGCCGGAGTCGGCGAGCCTATACCAATGGTTGCCGCGCAATGCCTCGATGGTGCTGGCCGGCCACACGGTGGTGGTGCCGAATGTGCGTGGTTCCAGCGGCTACGGCCGGCGTTGGATCTCGATGGACGACGTCGAACTGCGGCTCGAATCGGTCAAGGACTTGGTGGACATCCACGCCTGGCTGGTGGCCGAGGGCATCGACGGTTCCCGGGTGGCGCTCTACGGCGGCAGCTATGGCGGCTACATGGTGCTGGCCGGAATGACCTTCCACCCGGAATACTGGGCGGCCGGAGTGGACATCGTCGGGATGAGCTCGCTGGTCACTTTCATGGAGAACACCTCCGCCTACCGCAGGGCCTACCGGGAGCGCGAATACGGATCCTTGGCGGGCCACCGGCAGGTCCTGGAAGACGCCTCACCGCTGCCCAGGATCAAAAATCTGGCCAAGCCGCTCATGGTGATCCACGGCGCCAACGACCCCCGAGTGCCGTTGAGCGAAGCCGAGCAGGTGGTGGCCGCGGTCCGGGCGAACGGGAGCGAATGCGAATTGCTGGTCTACCCCGACGAAGGCCATGGACTCAGCCGGCGCAAAAACCAGTTGGACGCCTACCCGCGGGCGATCGAGTTCCTGCGCCGCACCCTGGGCTGA
- a CDS encoding trimeric intracellular cation channel family protein, with the protein MSIEILPDLLGVFFFAVSGSLLAGRKGFDLIGSLLLGSLVGLGGGVVRDLVLGQSPAAFSTPVYLVAPVLAALLVYFLYSSVERIGRLLTVFDAAGLALFCITGTAKALDSGMNPVASVLLGVTTAVGGGLLRDVVANEVPRLFSSHDIYAIPAFLGAALTVLCSLNGVLNLGTGIVIAVLVFSFRLLAWHFRWHAPLAVWRRSPEAGAWTGQSSV; encoded by the coding sequence GTGAGCATCGAAATTCTGCCCGACCTGCTCGGCGTCTTCTTCTTCGCGGTCTCCGGATCGCTGCTGGCCGGTCGCAAAGGCTTCGACCTGATCGGCTCATTGCTCCTGGGCTCCCTGGTCGGACTCGGCGGCGGCGTGGTCCGCGACCTGGTCCTGGGCCAGAGTCCGGCGGCTTTTTCGACTCCGGTGTACCTAGTCGCGCCGGTGCTCGCCGCCTTGCTGGTGTATTTCCTGTACTCCTCGGTCGAACGGATCGGCAGATTGCTGACCGTCTTCGATGCCGCCGGACTCGCTTTGTTCTGCATCACCGGCACCGCCAAAGCGCTCGACTCCGGCATGAATCCAGTGGCCTCGGTATTACTCGGTGTGACCACCGCGGTCGGCGGCGGGCTGCTGCGCGACGTCGTCGCGAACGAAGTCCCACGGCTCTTCAGTTCGCACGACATCTATGCGATTCCGGCCTTCCTCGGTGCCGCGTTGACCGTGCTCTGCTCGCTCAACGGCGTGCTGAACCTGGGCACCGGGATCGTCATCGCGGTGCTGGTGTTCAGTTTCCGCCTGTTGGCCTGGCACTTCCGCTGGCACGCACCGTTGGCGGTCTGGCGGCGCAGCCCGGAAGCCGGCGCTTGGACCGGCCAATCGAGCGTTTAG
- a CDS encoding CocE/NonD family hydrolase has translation MELGKSTARSSLAILAALALTFAAGSTPALADVGLQEQTSQESSARTSDDPGQSSPTAEADAAAGWDGVTPQQPVFSNGEAQPVYKGHPLVRDEVWIPVPGIDTDRDGKDDEIRATVYRPKDTDLGQDSIKVPSVVRMSPYNGGFNTEYFLHDMKQNPWDPSQPIPVGGIGTIKDSSGRPSNNRPNSSFYTDRGFAFVSVDALGTNESTGCPTMLDGNEAASTKAVVDWLAGRTVARDTAGNEARSTAWSTGKIGMTGVSYDGTLPILASTTGVPGLEAVVPISALSNFYDYYRVGGAVVEPAGYPGEDLDNYVSALLSTEKLQAACQYLAEDYAKRQDRATGQYSAFWAERNFLDKADQVKAPTLLAAGLSDWNVRLDQSTKWYQALKARNVPVKLVLHQYGHQTPPSSGDFSWTSLINKWFSHYLFGVANGVENTSEVSIQNADPGKAAKDKTWQYQPSWPLRGSGTTELTLRPGSTGKSGLVAFNPAPQPGALPSGPEAIQTLTDDAKTSQQDLAAKPSAGRLLYASNPAKADIRLSGFATAKLNLSFSGVAPNLSLQLLDRGPDGKAKVVTRAWRDPQNRDSLTSSAAVVPGTFYAMELPFISTEYLLAKDHTLELMVYATDIDGQNCTTLCLQSGIKTSIDLSKSTVSVPFVGGSAQAFATFGSEVPPTPVVTPTETPVTPTTGPPTGQPTTPTVAPQTGQTGNPVRTVASAQPGQTIEIKVAAVGAGQELDTWLFSDPFFLGRNTASAQGSYQVTIPAEVPVGKHTIGVYLPDGTLFGSTSLSIVDGLGADTGQTLAETGIESVPGALLTSGGALALGLLLLGAAVPRKRRH, from the coding sequence ATGGAACTCGGAAAATCCACCGCCCGCAGCAGTCTCGCCATCCTCGCCGCTTTGGCCCTGACCTTCGCCGCCGGCAGCACGCCGGCGCTTGCCGACGTCGGACTCCAGGAACAGACCAGCCAGGAGTCCTCAGCCCGGACGTCGGACGATCCAGGGCAGAGCAGCCCGACGGCGGAGGCCGACGCGGCTGCCGGCTGGGACGGCGTGACCCCGCAACAGCCGGTGTTCAGCAATGGCGAGGCCCAACCGGTCTACAAAGGCCATCCCCTGGTCAGGGATGAGGTTTGGATCCCGGTTCCGGGCATCGACACCGACCGGGACGGCAAGGACGACGAAATCCGGGCCACGGTCTACCGGCCCAAAGACACCGATCTGGGCCAGGACAGCATCAAAGTTCCTTCGGTAGTCCGGATGAGCCCCTACAACGGCGGCTTCAATACCGAATACTTCCTGCATGACATGAAACAAAACCCCTGGGACCCCAGCCAGCCGATCCCGGTAGGCGGCATCGGCACGATCAAGGACAGTTCCGGCCGGCCTTCCAACAACCGCCCCAACAGCAGCTTCTACACGGATCGCGGATTCGCCTTCGTCTCGGTGGACGCTTTGGGCACCAATGAATCCACCGGCTGCCCGACCATGCTGGACGGCAATGAAGCCGCCTCCACCAAGGCCGTGGTGGATTGGCTGGCCGGACGCACCGTGGCCCGCGACACCGCGGGCAACGAAGCCCGCAGCACCGCCTGGTCCACGGGAAAAATCGGCATGACCGGCGTCTCCTACGACGGCACCCTGCCGATCCTGGCCTCCACCACCGGAGTGCCGGGCCTGGAAGCCGTGGTGCCGATTTCGGCACTCAGCAACTTCTACGATTACTACCGGGTCGGCGGCGCCGTCGTCGAACCTGCGGGGTACCCCGGCGAAGACCTGGACAACTACGTCTCAGCGCTGCTGAGCACCGAAAAACTGCAGGCTGCCTGCCAGTATCTTGCCGAGGACTACGCGAAAAGGCAGGACCGCGCCACCGGCCAATACAGTGCTTTCTGGGCCGAACGGAACTTCTTGGACAAAGCGGACCAGGTGAAAGCGCCAACCCTGCTGGCCGCGGGCCTCTCCGACTGGAACGTCCGATTGGACCAATCCACCAAGTGGTACCAAGCGCTGAAGGCGCGAAATGTGCCGGTGAAACTGGTGCTGCACCAGTACGGGCACCAGACCCCGCCGTCGTCCGGCGACTTCTCCTGGACCTCGCTGATCAACAAATGGTTCTCGCACTATCTGTTCGGCGTGGCCAACGGCGTGGAGAACACTTCGGAAGTCAGCATCCAGAATGCGGACCCGGGGAAGGCCGCAAAAGACAAGACCTGGCAGTACCAGCCGTCCTGGCCGTTGCGCGGCAGCGGGACGACCGAGCTGACCCTCCGGCCGGGTTCCACCGGCAAGAGCGGCCTGGTCGCGTTCAATCCGGCGCCCCAACCAGGCGCACTGCCCAGCGGGCCGGAGGCGATCCAGACGCTGACCGACGATGCGAAGACTTCGCAGCAGGATTTGGCCGCGAAACCTTCGGCCGGGCGTTTGCTCTACGCCTCCAACCCGGCCAAAGCGGACATCCGGCTCAGCGGTTTCGCCACCGCCAAACTGAATCTGAGCTTCAGCGGCGTGGCTCCGAACCTGTCGTTGCAGCTTTTGGACCGGGGCCCCGATGGCAAAGCGAAGGTCGTCACCCGGGCCTGGCGGGATCCGCAGAACCGAGATTCGCTCACCAGCTCCGCGGCGGTCGTACCCGGAACCTTCTACGCCATGGAGCTGCCATTCATCTCGACCGAATACTTGCTCGCCAAGGACCACACCTTGGAACTGATGGTTTATGCAACCGATATCGACGGGCAGAACTGCACCACGCTCTGCCTGCAATCGGGCATCAAAACCTCGATCGATCTGAGCAAGAGCACCGTGTCAGTCCCCTTCGTCGGTGGCAGTGCGCAGGCTTTCGCAACGTTCGGCTCCGAGGTTCCGCCGACGCCGGTGGTCACCCCGACCGAAACTCCGGTGACCCCGACTACCGGCCCACCGACCGGACAACCGACCACCCCCACGGTGGCGCCGCAGACCGGCCAGACCGGCAACCCGGTGCGCACGGTGGCTTCGGCGCAACCAGGCCAGACCATCGAGATCAAGGTGGCAGCCGTCGGAGCCGGGCAGGAATTGGATACCTGGTTGTTCAGCGATCCGTTCTTCCTCGGCAGGAACACTGCCTCGGCGCAAGGCAGCTACCAGGTCACCATCCCGGCAGAAGTGCCGGTCGGAAAGCACACCATCGGGGTCTATCTGCCGGACGGGACGCTCTTCGGCTCCACCAGCCTGAGCATTGTCGACGGACTCGGAGCGGATACCGGACAGACTTTGGCCGAAACCGGGATCGAGTCCGTCCCGGGTGCACTGCTGACCAGCGGCGGAGCACTGGCCCTGGGCTTGCTGCTGCTCGGCGCCGCCGTGCCCCGGAAGCGCCGTCACTAG
- a CDS encoding FAD-binding protein, whose protein sequence is MNTGSSTERQLATNVLVIGTGGAGLRASIELAERGVQVLAVGKRRKHDAHTTLAAGGINAALGTIDPEDSWQQHAADTLRESYFLADPEIIEIVARNAARGIEDLERWGMPFAREADGRLSQRFFGAHTYRRTCFAGDYTGLEMQRTLVSRATAVGVEIVDTIYITRILESDGVVFGAYGFDVVDGTPVVIHADAVILAAGGHTRIWRYTSSRRDENTGDSFRLAALAGGKIRDAELVQFHPSGLIEPDDAAGTLVSEAARGEGGVLRNALGERFMERYDPQRMELSTRDRVALANYTEIAEGRGTEKGGVYLDVSHLPKEQIRAKLPRLYRNLVDLQMLDITESPIEVAPTAHYSMGGVWVRPEDHGTGVEGLYAIGEASSGLHGANRLGGNSLIELMVYGRIVGEEVAEYSRQRGSVRRDPEAVAAARAEMQGLLSGGGKENPRRLQRAIRDLMTEHAGVVRSEAGLREGLAKLAELEARLPEVTAYPDIAGFDDLAHAFDLLGSVLAARATLECALERRETRGCHNREDFPEQDDALRGNMVWSKHEGVVFEPAKAAPESFRDLAYATADDSVAGKLVE, encoded by the coding sequence ATGAACACAGGGAGCAGCACCGAACGGCAATTGGCTACCAACGTCTTGGTCATCGGCACCGGCGGCGCCGGGCTCCGGGCCTCGATCGAACTGGCGGAACGCGGGGTGCAGGTGCTCGCGGTCGGCAAACGGCGCAAGCACGATGCGCACACCACGCTGGCCGCCGGCGGAATCAACGCGGCATTGGGCACCATCGACCCCGAAGACAGTTGGCAGCAGCATGCTGCGGACACGCTCCGGGAATCCTACTTCCTGGCCGACCCTGAGATCATCGAGATCGTGGCCCGCAACGCCGCGCGCGGGATCGAAGATCTGGAACGCTGGGGGATGCCCTTCGCCCGAGAGGCCGACGGCCGGTTGAGCCAACGGTTCTTCGGCGCGCACACCTACCGCCGCACCTGTTTCGCCGGCGACTACACCGGGCTGGAAATGCAACGCACCCTGGTCAGCCGGGCCACCGCCGTCGGCGTCGAGATCGTGGACACCATCTACATCACCCGGATCCTGGAGAGCGACGGGGTGGTTTTCGGCGCCTACGGCTTCGACGTCGTGGACGGCACCCCGGTGGTGATCCACGCCGATGCGGTGATTCTGGCGGCCGGCGGGCATACCCGGATCTGGCGTTACACCTCCTCCCGGCGGGACGAGAACACCGGGGATTCGTTCCGCTTGGCCGCGCTCGCCGGCGGGAAGATCCGGGATGCGGAACTGGTCCAGTTCCACCCCTCGGGTCTGATCGAGCCGGACGACGCCGCCGGGACCCTGGTCTCCGAGGCCGCCCGCGGAGAAGGCGGGGTCTTGCGCAACGCCTTGGGCGAGCGGTTCATGGAGCGCTACGACCCGCAACGGATGGAGCTGTCCACCCGGGACCGGGTGGCGCTCGCGAACTACACCGAGATCGCCGAAGGCCGGGGCACTGAAAAAGGAGGCGTATACCTGGACGTTTCGCACCTGCCGAAAGAGCAGATCCGGGCCAAACTGCCACGGCTCTACCGGAACTTGGTGGACCTGCAGATGCTGGACATCACCGAAAGCCCGATCGAAGTGGCACCGACTGCGCACTACTCGATGGGCGGGGTCTGGGTCCGGCCCGAAGACCACGGCACCGGGGTCGAAGGGCTTTACGCGATCGGCGAGGCCTCCAGCGGTCTGCACGGGGCCAACCGGTTGGGCGGCAACTCGCTCATCGAGCTGATGGTCTACGGACGGATCGTCGGTGAAGAAGTCGCCGAGTACTCCCGGCAACGTGGTTCAGTGCGCCGTGATCCGGAAGCCGTTGCCGCGGCCCGGGCGGAAATGCAAGGGCTGCTCAGCGGCGGGGGCAAGGAGAACCCGCGCCGGCTGCAGCGCGCGATCCGCGATTTGATGACCGAGCACGCAGGTGTGGTGCGCAGTGAAGCCGGATTGCGCGAAGGCCTGGCCAAACTCGCGGAACTGGAAGCGCGCTTGCCCGAGGTGACTGCATACCCGGACATCGCCGGATTCGACGACCTGGCGCACGCCTTCGACCTGCTCGGTTCGGTGCTCGCCGCCCGGGCTACCCTGGAATGCGCGCTGGAACGCCGCGAGACCAGAGGCTGCCACAACCGGGAAGACTTCCCGGAGCAGGACGACGCGCTGCGCGGCAACATGGTGTGGAGCAAGCACGAGGGCGTCGTCTTCGAGCCGGCGAAAGCAGCACCGGAGTCGTTCCGCGATCTGGCCTATGCCACGGCCGATGATTCGGTGGCCGGGAAGCTGGTCGAGTAG